One Rosa chinensis cultivar Old Blush chromosome 5, RchiOBHm-V2, whole genome shotgun sequence genomic region harbors:
- the LOC112203009 gene encoding uncharacterized protein LOC112203009, with protein MDKEWIFLDKHTDEYNAGLHAFLNYALEHASFEGTIKCPCKRCHNGYNRLPAVVEQHLWVDGMDPKYVNIPWTEHGEHLPAVVDHNMAGPSSYQPDFNLSGPSSHQPDSDVQDMLHDAFGMYEGEDDLLEPAETTEGPSLPNGPTPDAQRFYQLLEKADAELYPGAGKKMFDFLIKLYQIKALNSWSDVSFTQLLELLKAYLPPGETLPASFYLTKKFIKSLGLTYQKIDACPNDCMLYWKEYASNTVCHVCGTSRYKENTSPTKKVPAKVLRYFPLGPRLQRLYMSRHTSEFMVWHSEKRPRDGVLRHPADSLAWEELDKIDNNFGSDGRNVRLGLASDGFNPFGMMSLSHSTWPVIVTVYNLPPWLCMKKSYMMLSLLIPGPKSPGNDIDVYLQPLIDELKILWIEGVPTYDAFKKEVFQMRAALLWTINDFPAYAMLSGYSTKGSKACPTCGEETDSFRLHHGKKEIYMGHRKWLPDNHIFRTWYNNFNGSTEHRKPPKPMTGLDCLRALSTLEFQFGKGKETSSSRKRKRVQNNDNTKYTGPWRKQSIFFQLPYWKDLLLRHNIDVMHVEKNVTESVIGTLLGIDGKNKDSLKARLDMVLMGVKHSLHPEARGDRTWLPPAKITLSKDEKTLMCKVLESVRVSDGFSSNIRRCVRVDERKLVGLKSHDCHIIMQYLLPVAIRRSLKPDITKTRQQLQDLCNFDGCTQSKDGVESKRTRIGRNADDPGIVPREGLPLFVGMGRSIEPGHEFTLTDLEWERAHTHVLINCPQIKQHLDDHVANTQRTKNRRTTLMEAERQANNTFSIYFQELIERRVQRKEFVDPDIRALAIGPDKKARRFNKYIMNGFRFFVKSIDAQSNTQNCGVFVKAGMSSYATAGDRRPRDGVKDYYGVLTDIIELDYHHGRKVLLFDCDWADNRVRNRAVKMDEYGFILVNFDHLLPKPDTLILASQSVQFFYVQDPTEPNWHTVIRTRPRDLFDMGTDIEPEPYDAQNLIVGINDDGIARTDMDGVLVNDVIE; from the exons ATGGACAAGGAATGGATATTTTTAGATAAGCACACTGATGAATATAATGCTGGATTGCATGCATTCCTCAATTATGCCTTAGAGCATGCTTCTTTTGAAGGTACAATCAAGTGTCCATGTAAAAGGTGTCATAATGGCTACAATAGACTGCCTGCTGTTGTTGAGCAGCATCTTTGGGTGGATGGCATGGATCCAAAATATGTTAACATCCCCTGGACTGAGCATGGTGAGCATTTACCAGCTGTAGTTGATCATAATATGGCAGGGCCTTCATCATATCAACCAGATTTTAATTTGTCGGGACCGTCATCACATCAACCAGATTCTGATGTGCAAGATATGTTGCACGATGCATTTGGTATGTACGAAGGTGAAGATGATTTACTAGAACCAGCAGAGACTACTGAAGGTCCATCCTTGCCTAACGGCCCTACCCCTGATGCACAAAGATTTTACCAGCTTTTAGAAAAAGCTGACGCTGAATTATACCCTGGTGCAGGAAAAAAGATGTTTGATTTTTTGATAAAGCTGTATCAAATAAAAGCATTGAACAGTTGGAGTGATGTATCGTTCACACAATTGCTTGAATTGTTAAAGGCTTATTTGCCCCCAGGGGAAACTCTTCCTGCTTCTTTCTATTTAACAAAAAAGTTCATCAAAAGTCTCGGGCTGACATACCAGAAAATCGATGCGTGTCCAAACGATTGCATGTTATATTGGAAGGAATATGCTTCAAACACAGTTTGTCATGTATGTGGTACAAGTCGGTACAAAGAGAACACCTCCCCTACAAAGAAGGTACCAGCCAAGGTTTTGCGTTACTTTCCATTAGGGCCAAGGCTTCAAAGGTTGTACATGTCTCGCCACACCTCTGAATTTATGGTTTGGCATTCTGAAAAGAGACCACGAGATGGGGTTCTACGTCATCCAGCCGATTCTCTTGCTTGGGAAGAATTAGACAAAATTGACAATAATTTTGGCTCTGATGGTCGAAATGTTCGTTTGGGCCTAGCCAGTGACGGATTCAATCCTTTCGGTATGATGAGTTTGTCCCACAGTACTTGGCCTGTTATCGTTACTGTTTACAATCTCCCTCCTTGGTTATGCATGAAAAAGTCATACATGATGCTATCGTTGCTCATTCCAGGCCCTAAAAGTCCAGGGAATGACATAGATGTGTACCTGCAACCTTTGATAGATGAATTGAAAATTCTATGGATAGAAGGGGTTCCTACGTATGATGCGTTCAAAAAAGAGGTTTTTCAGATGAGAGCTGCATTATTGTGGACTATAAATGACTTCCCAGCATATGCCATGTTGTCTGGATATAGCACAAAAGGATCTAAAGCTTGCCCAACTTGTGGTGAAGAGACTGATTCTTTTAGGTTGCATCACGGTAAGAAAGAAATCTACATGGGACATCGAAAGTGGCTGCCAGATAACCATATTTTTCGCACATGGTATAATAACTTCAATGGATCAACTGAGCATCGTAAACCCCCCAAACCAATGACAGGTTTAGATTGTTTGAGGGCGTTAAGTACATTGGAGTTCCAGTTTGGAAAGGGAAAGGAAACAAGCTCTAGTCGTAAAAGGAAACGAGTTCAAAATAATGATAACACAAAATACACAGGACCGTGGAGGAAGCAAAGTATTTTTTTTCAACTACCTTATTGGAAGGACTTATTATTGCGTCACAATATCGATGTCATGCATGTTGAGAAGAATGTTACAGAGAGTGTCATTGGGACTTTGCTTGGAATTgatggaaaaaataaagataGCTTAAAGGCACGCCTTGACATGGTCTTAATGGGTGTTAAGCATTCGCTCCATCCTGAGGCACGTGGTGACCGAACATGGCTACCCCCGGCGAAAATCACTTTATCCAAAGACGAGAAGACACTAATGTGCAAAGTACTTGAGTCGGTTAGGGTGTCTGATGGATTTTCATCAAACATTCGTAGATGTGTAAGAGTTGATGAAAGAAAATTGGTTGGTCTTAAAAGTCATGATTGTCACATAATTATGCAGTATCTACTTCCAGTGGCCATCCGTCGTTCACTAAAACCAGACATAACCAAG ACGAGGCAGCAATTGCAGGACCTGTGCAATTTCGATGGATGTACCCAATCGAAAG ATGGAGTTGAGTCAAAAAGAACAAGAATTGGTCGTAATGCTGATGACCCTGGGATTGTTCCTCGTGAAGGATTACCATTATTTGTCGGGATGGGACGATCTATAGAACCAGGACACGAGTTTACACTAACTGACCTTGAGTGGGAACGCGCACATACACATGTGTTGATAAATTGCCCTCAGATTAAGCAACATCTAGA CGACCATGTGGCAAACACACAGCGGACTAAGAATAGACGCACAACTTTGATGGAGGCTGAAAGACAAGCAAATAATACATTTTCGatatattttcaggaattg ATTGAGAGAAGAGTACAACGAAAAGAATTTGTCGACCCAGACATTCGAGCCTTGGCTATAGGACCAGATAAAAAGGCAAGGCGATTCAACAAGTACATCATGAATGGGTTTCGCTTTTTTGTTAAATCTATTGATGCTCAATCAAATACTCAAAACTGCGGTGTGTTTGTTAAAGCTGGGATGAGTAGCTATGCTACTGCGGGAGATCGTAGACCAAGGGATGGTGTAAAAGACTACTACGGTGTACTAACAGACATCATTGAGCTAGATTATCACCATGGTCGGAAAGTCTTATTATTCGATTGTGATTGGGCAGATAATAGAGTTCGCAATAGAGCCGTCAAAATGGATGAGTATGGCTTCATTTTGGTAAATTTTGATCATCTACTTCCTAAACCGGACACTCTCATTCTTGCATCACAATCAGTGCAATTTTTCTATGTTCAAGACCCAACTGAACCGAATTGGCACACAGTGATCCGAACCCGACCTAGAGATTTATTTGATATGGGCACAGACATAGAACCGGAGCCTTATGATGCCCAAAATTTGATTGTAGGGATTAACGATGACGGAATAGCAAGAACAGACATGGACGGTGTTCTAGTGAATGATGTCATAGAATGA
- the LOC121049070 gene encoding uncharacterized protein LOC121049070: protein MSHLYEDEEDYEENGYDDSETQDVGGDFNIQQDDDSETQDVGGMFHQQDDVNVSSEAPGGIKKHRGPKQKNWAMEGREKLLWNRFGLPKGPRLKVARFSRFLGILAKDFTLFPISTPDYRHFKLVTILQGLGIVLRKLLIGLILGLQVWKVKSRKG, encoded by the exons ATGAGTCACCTATATGAGGATGAAGAGGATTACGAAGAAAATGGATATGACGATAGTGAGACACAAGATGTTGGTGGCGACTTTAATATTCAACAAGACGACGACAGCGAAACACAAGATGTTGGTGGCATGTTTCATCAGCAAGATGACGTCAATGTTTCATCAGAGGCGCCTGGGGGAATAAAGAAGCACCGTGGTCCAAAACAGAAGAATTGGGCAATGGAGGGTCGGGAAAAGCTCTTGTGGAATCGTTTTGGACTTCCTAAGGGTCCACGATTGAAGGTGGCAAGATTCTCAAGATTCTTGGGTATTTTGGCAAAAGACTTTACACTTTTTCCAATTAGTACACCTGACTACCGGCATTTCAAGCTAGTGACAATCTTGCAAGGGCTTGGAATCGTGTTAAG GAAACTATTGATTGGTCTAATCCTTGGGTTGCAAGTTTGGAAggtaaaatcaagaaaagggtGA
- the LOC112201428 gene encoding uncharacterized protein LOC112201428, protein MNQSTGTRTYANVAHEYEISHGKEPDRWELFKLTHQRKGSQEPIDAASAKAIADFEEAEQKRLSMNVDITAPEIREEMYAEVLGKEKGNRVRGVGAGVTWDEVPGIHVEEGGVSREVKQLREQLEEQAKKAQEREAHMMEELQSKMAEQTKRMEQMFEVRCVEMALQKMGEMFKQCGISVDTQEDVMQTMSQFARDTPQRPSTVAFSPDDDVYRPTMPFDCPNMQID, encoded by the exons ATGAACCAATCAACAGGGACTCGAACATATGCAAATGTCGCTCATGAATAT GAAATTTCTCATGGTAAAGAGCCAGATAGGTGGGAGCTATTTAAATTAACACATCAAAGGAAAGGGTCCCAAGAACCAATAGATGCGGCATCTGCAAAGGCAATT GCGGATTTTGAAGAGGCTGAACAAAAGAGGCTAAGCATGAATGTTGACATCACTGCTCCAGAAATCCGTGAAGAAATGTATGCTGAAGTTCTTGGTAAGGAGAAGGGGAATAGAGTGAGAGGTGTTGGAGCAGGGGTTACTTGGGACGAAGTCCCTGGAATCCATGTTGAAGAGGGAGGAGTATCAAGAGAAGTGAAACAGTTGCGAGAGCAATTGGAAGAGCAAGCGAAAAAGGCACAAGAGAGAGAAGCACACATGATGGAGGAACTACAAAGCAAAATGGCTGAGCAAACAAAACGGATGGAACAAATGTTTGAAGTGAGGTGCGTAGAGATGGCACTCCAAAAAATGGGAGAGATGTTTAAACAATGCGGAATATCAGTGGATACACAAGAAGATGTCATGCAAACGATGTCTCAGTTTGCTCGTGACACGCCTCAAAGGCCATCGACTGTTGCTTTTTCACCAGATGATGATGTCTACCGTCCTACAATGCCATTTGATTGCCCCAATATGCAAATTGATTAA